A genomic segment from Cygnus atratus isolate AKBS03 ecotype Queensland, Australia chromosome 9, CAtr_DNAZoo_HiC_assembly, whole genome shotgun sequence encodes:
- the EIF2A gene encoding eukaryotic translation initiation factor 2A isoform X1 has protein sequence MAPPAPLLAVRGSEGLYMVNGPPAFTESTAFQRDSGKNCKAVTFSKDGSLFAWCNGEKVNIFNVTSAELLRSFDLPKVVCLEFSPKNNVLATWQAYTTAKDGTAGVPNLQLYDVKTGKCLKSFIQKKMQNWCPCWADDESICARNVNNEVHFFENNNFNTIANKLHLQKVNDFVLSPGAQPTKVAVYVPGSKGAPSFVRLYQYPNFGGPQSALANKSFFKADKVTMLWNKKATAVLVIASTEVDKTGASYYGEQTLHYIATNGESAVVQLPKNGPIYDVVWNPNSVEFCAVYGFMPAKATVFNLKCDPVFDFGTGPRNAAYYSPHGHILVLAGFGNLRGQMEVWDVKNYKLVSKPVASDSTYFAWCPDGEHIVTATCAPRLRVSNGYKIWHYTGSLLHNYEVPSNEEMWQVFWQPFLDGVFPVKAVKYQAVPSELPSTEPKPAQAYRPPALRNKPVTSSKLHEDEPPQNMKPQSGSSEKPLSKTALKNQKKHEAKKAAKQEAKADSNQEPTQSSASQSTPQSAVPAVTSGDPEIDKKIKNLKKKLKAIEQLKEQAAAGKQLEKNQLEKIQKETALLQELEDLELGL, from the exons TGAGAGGATCTGAAGGGCTTTACATGGTGAATGGGCCGCCTGCTTTCACAGAGAGTACGGCATTTCAAAG GGACTCTGGAAAAAATTGCAAAGCTGTTACTTTTAGCAAGGACGGTTCCCTCTTTGCCTGGTGCAATGGAGAAAA agtgaatatttttaatgtcacCAGTGCTGAATTACTGCGTTCCTTTGATCTTCCAAAAGTAGTTTGCCTTGAATTCTCACCAAAGAATAACGTTCTAGCAACATGGCAGGCCTATACAA CTGCTAAAGATGGCACAGCAGGGGTGCCCAACCTACAACTTTATGATGTGAAAACTGGGAAGTGTTTGAAGTCTTTCATCCAGAAAAAGATGCAGAACTG gtgtccctgctgggcAGATGATGAAAGCATTTGTGCCAGGAATGTAAACAATGAAGTGCActtctttgaaaacaacaacttCA ACACTATTGCAAATAAACTGCATTTGCAAAAGGTTAATGATTTTGTGTTATCTCCAGGAGCACAGCCAACCAAG GTTGCTGTGTATGTTCCAGGCAGTAAAGGTGCACCGTCGTTTGTTAGACTCTACCAATATCCCAACTTCGGTGGCCCTCAGTCTGCACTAGCCAATAAAAGTTTCTTTAAAGCTGACAAGGTGACAATGCTATGGAACAAAAAAG CCACAGCTGTACTAGTTATAGCTAGTACAGAAGTTGATAAAACAGGTGCTTCATACTATGGAGAGCAAACTCTGCACTACATTGCAACAAATGGAGAAAGTGCGGTCGTACAACTAC cTAAAAATGGTCCTATTTATGATGTTGTTTGGAACCCCAATTCTGTCGAGTTTTGTGCTGTGTATGGTTTTATGCCTGCCAAAGCAACagtttttaatctgaaatgtGACCCTGTGTTTGATTTTGGAACCGGTCCTCGCAATGCTGCTTACTACAGCCCCCACGGACACATCCTAGTGCTAGCAGGATTTGGAAATCTCAGGGGACAGATGGAAGTGTGGGACGTTAAAAACTACAAACTCGTTTCCAAACCAGTAGCCTCGGATTCCACCTACTTTGCTTGGTGTCCTGATGGGGAGCACATTGTAACCGCTACCTGTGCTCCCAGGCTACGAGTCAGTAATGGCTACAAGATATGGCACTACACTGGCTCTCTTTTACACAACTATGAAGTTCCatcaaatgaagaaatgtgGCAAGTTTTCTGGCAGCCATTTTTGGATGGAGTGTTCCCAGTGAAAGCAGTGAAGTACCAAGCAGTTCCAAGTGAATTGCCAAGCACTGAGCCAAAACCTGCCCAGGCATACAGACCTCCGGCCTTGAGAAACAAACCTGTGACAAGTTCCAAGCTT CATGAGGATGAGCCACCTCAGAACATGAAACCACAGTCAGGAAGCAGTGAAAAGCCACTCTCTAAAACAGCTctcaaaaatcaaaagaaacatgaagcaaagaaagctgcTAAACAG GAGGCCAAAGCTGATAGCAACCAGGAACCTACACAGTCCTCAGCATCCCAGAGCACACCACAGagtgctgtgcctgctgtgaCATCAGGAGATCCTGAAATTGACAAGAAGataaagaacttaaaaaag aaactaAAGGCAATTGAGCAGCTGAAAGAacaagcagctgctggcaaACAGCTAGAGAAGAATCAG TTGGAGAAGATTCAGAAAGAAACTGCTCTCCTTCAGGAACTGGAAGACTTAGAACTGGGTCTCTAA
- the EIF2A gene encoding eukaryotic translation initiation factor 2A isoform X2 — MQNWCPCWADDESICARNVNNEVHFFENNNFNTIANKLHLQKVNDFVLSPGAQPTKVAVYVPGSKGAPSFVRLYQYPNFGGPQSALANKSFFKADKVTMLWNKKATAVLVIASTEVDKTGASYYGEQTLHYIATNGESAVVQLPKNGPIYDVVWNPNSVEFCAVYGFMPAKATVFNLKCDPVFDFGTGPRNAAYYSPHGHILVLAGFGNLRGQMEVWDVKNYKLVSKPVASDSTYFAWCPDGEHIVTATCAPRLRVSNGYKIWHYTGSLLHNYEVPSNEEMWQVFWQPFLDGVFPVKAVKYQAVPSELPSTEPKPAQAYRPPALRNKPVTSSKLHEDEPPQNMKPQSGSSEKPLSKTALKNQKKHEAKKAAKQEAKADSNQEPTQSSASQSTPQSAVPAVTSGDPEIDKKIKNLKKKLKAIEQLKEQAAAGKQLEKNQLEKIQKETALLQELEDLELGL; from the exons ATGCAGAACTG gtgtccctgctgggcAGATGATGAAAGCATTTGTGCCAGGAATGTAAACAATGAAGTGCActtctttgaaaacaacaacttCA ACACTATTGCAAATAAACTGCATTTGCAAAAGGTTAATGATTTTGTGTTATCTCCAGGAGCACAGCCAACCAAG GTTGCTGTGTATGTTCCAGGCAGTAAAGGTGCACCGTCGTTTGTTAGACTCTACCAATATCCCAACTTCGGTGGCCCTCAGTCTGCACTAGCCAATAAAAGTTTCTTTAAAGCTGACAAGGTGACAATGCTATGGAACAAAAAAG CCACAGCTGTACTAGTTATAGCTAGTACAGAAGTTGATAAAACAGGTGCTTCATACTATGGAGAGCAAACTCTGCACTACATTGCAACAAATGGAGAAAGTGCGGTCGTACAACTAC cTAAAAATGGTCCTATTTATGATGTTGTTTGGAACCCCAATTCTGTCGAGTTTTGTGCTGTGTATGGTTTTATGCCTGCCAAAGCAACagtttttaatctgaaatgtGACCCTGTGTTTGATTTTGGAACCGGTCCTCGCAATGCTGCTTACTACAGCCCCCACGGACACATCCTAGTGCTAGCAGGATTTGGAAATCTCAGGGGACAGATGGAAGTGTGGGACGTTAAAAACTACAAACTCGTTTCCAAACCAGTAGCCTCGGATTCCACCTACTTTGCTTGGTGTCCTGATGGGGAGCACATTGTAACCGCTACCTGTGCTCCCAGGCTACGAGTCAGTAATGGCTACAAGATATGGCACTACACTGGCTCTCTTTTACACAACTATGAAGTTCCatcaaatgaagaaatgtgGCAAGTTTTCTGGCAGCCATTTTTGGATGGAGTGTTCCCAGTGAAAGCAGTGAAGTACCAAGCAGTTCCAAGTGAATTGCCAAGCACTGAGCCAAAACCTGCCCAGGCATACAGACCTCCGGCCTTGAGAAACAAACCTGTGACAAGTTCCAAGCTT CATGAGGATGAGCCACCTCAGAACATGAAACCACAGTCAGGAAGCAGTGAAAAGCCACTCTCTAAAACAGCTctcaaaaatcaaaagaaacatgaagcaaagaaagctgcTAAACAG GAGGCCAAAGCTGATAGCAACCAGGAACCTACACAGTCCTCAGCATCCCAGAGCACACCACAGagtgctgtgcctgctgtgaCATCAGGAGATCCTGAAATTGACAAGAAGataaagaacttaaaaaag aaactaAAGGCAATTGAGCAGCTGAAAGAacaagcagctgctggcaaACAGCTAGAGAAGAATCAG TTGGAGAAGATTCAGAAAGAAACTGCTCTCCTTCAGGAACTGGAAGACTTAGAACTGGGTCTCTAA
- the SELENOT gene encoding thioredoxin reductase-like selenoprotein T, with protein MRAAGPGLGLLLLLALAAAPGGGSAEQGGLPAKRLRMAYATGPLLKFQICVSUGYRRVFEEYMRVISQRYPDIRIEGENYLPQPIYRHIASFLSVFKLVLIGLIIVGKDPFAFFGMQAPSIWQWGQENKVYACMMVFFLSNMIENQCMSTGAFEITLNDVPVWSKLESGHLPSMQQLVQILDNEMKLNVHMESMPHHRS; from the exons atgcgggcggcggggccggggctggggctgctgctgctgctggcgctggcggcggcgccgggcggcggcTCGGCGGAGCAGGGCGGCCTGCCGGCCAAGAGGCTGCGCATGGCCTACGCCACCGGGCCGCTGCTCAAGTTCCAGATCTG TGTCTCCTGAGGCTACAGGCGGGTGTTTGAGGAGTACATGCGGGTCATTAGCCAGCGGTACCCAGACATCCGAATCGAAGGGGAAAACTACCTTCCTCAACCTATATATAG GCATATAGCATCCTTCCTGTCAGTCTTCAAACTAGTATTAATAGGCTTAATAATTGTTGGCAAGGATCCATTTGCTTTCTTCGGCATGCAAGCTCCAAGCATCTGGCAGTGGGGCCAAGAAAATAAG GTTTATGCGTGTATGATGGTTTTCTTCCTGAGCAACATGATTGAGAACCAGTGTATGTCAACAGGTGCATTTGAGATAACTTTGAATG ATGTCCCGGTGTGGTCTAAGCTAGAGTCTGGCCACCTTCCTTCCATGCAGCAGCTTGTACAAATTCTTGATAATGAAATGAAGCTCAACGTGCACATGGAGTCAATGCCTCATCATCGATCATAG
- the LOC118258008 gene encoding glucose-dependent insulinotropic receptor-like, with translation MVNILCTVLHSLLSCLIPPANLLVIVAVYQLMRKQPGTSYIYILNLATADLLVGVMCISEALDDILDGDFDRSKSFCLLRISMSMTPCIGSILTLLLISLDRYLAVRLPLSYPTLPKKMPVVLSLTVLWMLSFLFGHLPLIFPSLQQSNYTGYCGLLYAAKSEYLYTICFGIFAPSLLVLVCLHVSVGSIAYLQHKRLQHACAQAGSLRSRLRHFKALRTVLIVIIGFSLSWGPYLVGGTVQAACSSCNLSDPLKDALFLLGETNSLINPLVYALHSKDIRSHLAKLLKCRAKGQVKPLASNVRTVGSWDGGWPEAPGS, from the coding sequence ATGGTCAACATCCTGTGCACGGTGCTGCACTCCCTCCTGAGCTGCCTCATTCCCCCGGCCAACCTGCTGGTGATTGTGGCTGTCTACCAGCTGATGAGGAAGCAACCAGGCACCAGCTACATCTACATCCTCAACCTGGCCACTGCTGACCTGCTGGTGGGTGTGATGTGCATTTCTGAGGCGCTGGACGACATCCTTGATGGGGACTTTGACCGCAGCAAGTCCTTCTGCCTCCTGCGCATCTCCATGAGCATGACGCCGTGCATTGGCTCCATCCTGACCCTGCTCCTCATCTCTCTGGACAGGTACCTGGCGGTGAGGCTGCCGCTCTCCTATCCCACCCTCCCAAAGAAAATGCCTGTGGTCCTTTCCCTCACTGTCCTCTGGAtgctctccttcctttttgGACACTTGCCTTTGatctttccctctctccagcAAAGCAACTACACAGGTTACTGCGGGCTCCTGTATGCAGCCAAGAGTGAGTATCTCTACACGATCTGCTTTGGCATCTTTGCTCCgtccctgctggtgctggtgtgCCTGCACGTCTCGGTGGGCAGCATCGCCTACCTGCAGCACAAGCGGCTGCAGCACGCCTGCGCCCAGGCTGGGAGCCTCCGCTCCCGCCTGCGCCACTTCAAGGCGCTGCGGACCGTGCTCATCGTCATCATCGGCTTCAGCCTCTCGTGGGGGCCGTACCTGGTGGGGGGCACTGTGCAGGccgcctgcagctcctgcaacCTGTCTGACCCGCTCAAGGACGCCTTATTCCTGCTGGGCGAGACCAACTCCCTCATCAACCCCCTTGTCTATGCCCTGCACAGCAAAGACATCAGAAGCCACCTCGCGAAGCTGCTCAAATGCAGGGCAAAGGGCCAAGTGAAGCCCCTGGCTTCCAACGTCCGAACCGTGGGGAGCTGGGATGGAGGCTGGCCTGAGGCACCCGGATCATGA
- the ERICH6 gene encoding glutamate-rich protein 6 → METALRPESAMARAEREMETSGIANPTSVQKPPGISVSVQTEASWLYEHAYEKSPLPDKFSSLDTLCNLEFKEDFVKLFKQSLQTLPSVGLPTILAYRPESSWDSMQIEVEEDCTPKCEFCGSLLKPFPSFEDTCPQSQDYESKFCCEQNRDLYEFIVKETKNRESAWNVPIAIKPHKSHGTEAERRLSKERAYQRQQERQMARQLAFLAAEPTTVAECSRQPGVISYLLSQELPSPTGWTLVPGERAAKLKEEPISYSITYCDFSVVGGKVVKNELLERYYKHGGKFLTMLPDGTAQLFYPSGNLAIIVIRERKWFICIVREDKHNNAEIQAVFKSNGRSTCYYPHGSVWINMNVQGGQYLDKAGSRVRRWMWPNSLTSSGPCVPLSPIFISLNQHVGVRIVGQDKITVSFLAMGQQAKFNVGTKVQVGPASRLRLPTPLSEDDLLLLALRVRILRLFDKLRGCLSFPSSEQWDKIKPPAYLMTQTLKILHLCTTSDLSEELRSSVRALLNAQV, encoded by the exons ATGGAGACTGCACTGAGACCAGAGTCCGCCATGGCCAGGGCCGAGCG GGAGATGGAAACGTCAGGCATTGCCAATCCCACCAGTGTGCAGAAGCCACCAGGAATTTCAGTGTCTGTGCAAACAGAAGCTAGCTGGCTTTATGAACATGCCTACGAAAAATCAC CCCTGCCAGACAAGTTCAGCAGTTTAGATACTTTGTGCAACTTGGAG ttCAAAGAAGATTTTGTGAAGCTGTTCAAGCAATCACTACAGACGCTCCCCTCTGTTGGCCTGCCGACTATTCTGGCCTACAGACCTGAATCATCATGGGACAGCATGCAGATTGAG GTAGAGGAGGATTGCACTCCAAAGTGTGAGTTCTGTGGGAGCCTGCTGAAgccatttccttcctttgagGACACTTGCCCACAGTCACAGGATTATGAATCA AAGTTCTGCTGTGAGCAGAATCGAGACCTCTACGAGTTCAttgtaaaggaaacaaagaatcGCGAAAGTGCTTGGAATGTTCCCATTGCTATTAAACCCCACAAGTCCCATGGCACTGAAGCTGAAAGACGCCTGTCAAAGGAGAGAGCGTACCAGAG gcagcaggagagacAAATGGCCAGACAGTTAGCTTTCCTGGCAGCTGAGCCAACAACTGTAGCCGAAT GTTCAAGACAACCTGGCGTGATTTCTTACCTGCTTTCTCAGGAGCTACCATCTCCAACAGGCTGGACACTGGTACCTGgtgaaagagcagcaaagctcAAAGAGGAGCCCATCTCCTACAGCATCACCTACTGTGATTTCAGCGTTGTGGGCGGAAAG GTAGTGAAGAATGAATTGTTGGAAAGATACTACAAACATGGAGGGAAATTTCTTACCATGCTTCCAGATGGAACAGCGCAGTTATT CTATCCATCTGGAAATCTGGCAATCATTGTTATAcgagaaagaaaatggtttatttGCATAGTACGGGAAGACAAGCACAATAACGCCGAAATACAAGCAGTATTTAAGTCCAATGGCAGAAGTACTTGTTATTACCCACACGGATCTGTATG gATAAACATGAATGTTCAGGGAGGGCAGTATTTGgacaaggcaggcagcagggtgagAAGGTGGATGTGGCCAAACAGCTTAACATCATCAGGACCCTGCGTCCCACTGAGCCCCATCTTCATCTCCCTGAACCAGCACGTTGGGGTCAGGATTGTGGGCCAGGACAAGATCACTGTTTCCTTCCTCGCCATGGGACAACAAGCAAAATTCAACGTGGGAACCAAAGTGCAG GTCGGCCCGGCCAGCCGGCTGCGTCTGCCCACCCCGCTGAGTGAGGAcgacctcctgctgctggccctcagGGTGAGGATCCTGCGGCTCTTCGATAAATTGCGTGGATGCTTAAGCTTTCCTTCCAGCGAGCAATGGGACAAAATCAAGCCTCCAGCATACCTTATGACACAGACTTTAAAGATCTTACACCTTTGCACAACTTCTGACCTAAGTGAAGAGCTGCGCAGCTCGGTTAGGGCGCTACTAAATGCTCAGGTCTGA